CAGACCTCCGCGGTTATGACACCGCCGCTCACCTCGGAAACTTGGTTGGATGAAACTTGGCCGATGGAGTTCGCCACCTGCTCGGCCCGGGCGGGGTCCGTGTCCGTGTAAACGACCTCTATGAACTGGGTGTCCGGCACGGCCTCTACGCTGGTGTTTTCCAGTAGGGCCTGCGGCTCCACCTGGAGCCCGAGGTTGTCTACCACGGAAGCGGCTATAGGACGGCTCGAAACCGCCTCCACGACCGTCTGCACCAGGCTCTGTACGCCGGCCACGTCGCTCCCCAGGCTCGTGGAGTCTTGCGAAGGGCTCTGGCTGACCAGTATCGTCGTGGTGGCCTCGTACCGCGGCGTCTGCGTGAGGCTCACGCCCGCCGCCGCCGCGGCGAAGAGCAGCGCAGCCAGCACTATTATCCACAGCCTTCTCCAGAGTATACGGAGAAAGTCTGTCAGGGAGACGGCATATCCCGGTTCGTTGCCTTTCAAAGGCTCACCAATCCGAACACTACTTTCCAGGAGAATTGTATTCCACACTCCTCCACATTCTACGCTTCCTCTATTGTGCGGGATCATTCTTACTCTAACTTCTGACTCTAATCAGCCACGCTACCGCATTTCTGTGCTTCTACGCGGCCGGAGACGATATACTTGTCGCACATTAAAGTATTCGGGAGAAGATGAAGGCCCTCTCCAGACTGCGAACCACTTTCAAAACTCTTACAAACAACCGCCTGGCACCGTCCCTGGCACTCGTAGCGGTCGTCCTGATGGTGACTTGGATGGGAGACTTGGGCGGCGGGTACTATGTAGGAGAGTGGGGGGCGGTGGCCTTGATCCTGGCTCTACTACTGCTGCTCCTCTGTGTAACGGGTCTGCTGCGGGAGGCGGGCTCTCCCTGGAGTGTGGCCGCGCTAGGCCTGTTGACCGCTTACACGGCATGGACCTTTGCCTCCATGCTCTGGTCGCCAAACGGGGGCGCGGCCTGGCTCGGCGCGGGGCAGGCGCTACTCTACCTCCTCTCATTCTTGGTCGCGGCGGCCTTGATCCGACTCGGAGCCTCAAGACGCTGGGCCCTGGCCTCTTCGGTTGCGGGGCCGGGGATAGTGGCGGCGCTGACCTTCTCAAGCCTACCCTCACAGGTTGGGATGCTCTTCAAGGATAATAGGCTCGTCGGGACCGTCGGCTATTACAACGGTGAAGCGGCTTTTCTGCTCGTCCCTTTCTGGGTCGCCGTGTATCTGGCGGGGTCTCGGTCCATAAACCCGGTGCTGCGCGCTGGCGTTCTGATCTGTGCCACCCTCTGCATCGAGCTGGCCGTTCTTACCCAATCTCGCGGGGCGATGGTCGCGCTTGCGGTGTCTGCGTTGGTCTTCTTCGTCTTCTCCGGCGAGCGTCTGCGCGGGTTGCTCGCCCTTCTCCCGGTTGCCGTTGCCGTTGCCATAGCCTTCCCCGCGCTCAACGAAGTATACCTGCGTTTTCTGGACGGTGAGAGCCCCGGGGTAACGCTCGACCGGGTGATCCTGCTGGCCTGGGCCTCCGCCGCCGGAGCCGGGCTCTACGGCCTGCTCTGGGGGCTGCTGGACCGCCGCTGGACACCGCCTCAGGCTTTGGTGAGGATGGCGGGTGCGGCCACACTCGTCTGTGCCGCCGTGCTGTGCATCGCGGGACTGGTGGCCGTGGACGAACGCGTCGGGAGCCCGGTCGCGCTGGCCCAGGACAAGTGGGAGGCTTTCAGAACGAGCGACACCACCGGGCAGGATCAGAGTCGCTTTTTGAGTGCCTCCGGGACGGGCCGCTTCCCGCTCTGGGAGGTGGCATGGGGGGACTTTACGCAGAACCCCGCGCTAGGCGTCGGGACCCAGAACTACGAGGCCACCTACTACCAAGACCGGGATACGGTGGCCGGCTACGTGCAACAGCCCCACATGCTACCGTTAGAGATACTGGCCGAGCGCGGCCTCGTCGGCGGGGTATTGTTCGCGGGATTCATGGCCGTGTGCGTCGCCGCCGGGCTGTGGGAGCGTTTCACGGGACTAAACGCCCAGGGTAAGGCCCAGGTCGGCGCGCTGGTGGCCGCGGTCTCCTACTGGTTCGTCCACGCGAGCGCGGAGTGGTTCTGGCAGCTCCCGGCGGTAACGATGCCCGCCTTCGTGTACCTGGCCGTGCTAGTGCTGCCCTGGCTGCGGTCCAGGAATATGCCCGCCGGGTGGCCGCTGCGCGCGGCGGGCCTCGGCATCTCGGTGCTCGCGGTGGCGGCTATCCTGCCGCTATCTCTCTCCGGCTATTACCTGAACCAGAGTACAAACCCTACCGCGAGCACCGGTGAGGCACTAACGGCTGTCGAGAGGGCCCAGACGTTTAACCCCCTCGATCCCCGTCCGCACCAGCGCGAAGCGGAGCTCGCGCTACAGGCGGATGACCCCCAGAGAGCGGAGACGGCGTACCTTGAGGCCGCCCGTCTTAACCCCGAGCACTACGCGCCGCTTGAGATCCTCGCCGTCTTCTACCAGCGTCAGGGCGAGACCGAGAAGGCCCGTGAGATGTACCGGGAGGCCATAGAGCTCAACCCACTGGACCCGGAACTGCAGAAACGGGCAGAAGAGCTCGGAGCCGCCTCGTAAGGCTGCCTCCTCTATCCTTGCGGCTCCCTGTTCAGAAGACCTATGCTCGAGTTATCTAGCACTTAGGTGCTGCCGCAGGGTTAGCATTCTTTGACCCCTTTGCATGCTTAAGGTGCCTTGCGGGTAAAGAGGGGAGGTGAGGCCCTTTTCAGCCCCTGGTAGTCGTGGTTAGCTTATAAAAATAGGTGATGAATAACACTACAGGAAAAACGACGTAGATGTTTCCAGCGGCAGCAAACGGAGGAGAACGGATGAGTAGAGAAGGTATCCTGCAGACGAGCCTTCGTATGATGGTAATCATAGCCGCTACGCTGGCGCTGACGCTGTCCTGGTCTTCGGTAGCGGCGGCGCAACAGGGAGGCCCTCCCGCCGACGAGCAATATGGGAATCCGGCAAGCTCGATTGGTCCAAGCGAGAGCGGTTCGGGAGACACTGGTTCCGAAGGCGCCGGTTCCGGAGATGTCGCAAGCGCCTCGGTCGCCCAGTCTGGTGAGCCGGGAGCCGCCGCGGGATCCGCGAGCCAGGCGGTAAGCGTGCTCCCCGATACGGGCGGACCCGCCCTCCTCCTGAGCCTGGCGGGTCTAGCGATGCTCGGAGCCGGCATGCTTTTGATCAGGCAGGTAGGACGCCGCTGAACCCGTATAGTCGCCTATTACACGACGTTACTCGGTGCGTTGTGTACGTTCGGTAACTGGGCAGAATCGCGTACCGGCTCCAGGAATGATGGGGTAAGGAGATGGGGCGCCCGAACTGCCCTCGGGTGTCTTGCCCGGTGAAAGAGTAC
Above is a genomic segment from Rubrobacter aplysinae containing:
- a CDS encoding YveK family protein, which translates into the protein MKGNEPGYAVSLTDFLRILWRRLWIIVLAALLFAAAAAGVSLTQTPRYEATTTILVSQSPSQDSTSLGSDVAGVQSLVQTVVEAVSSRPIAASVVDNLGLQVEPQALLENTSVEAVPDTQFIEVVYTDTDPARAEQVANSIGQVSSNQVSEVSGGVITAEVWEPAVQPTSPASPTPILNGLLALGLGLMFGVGLAILLEFMDDSWRSAEEVEEISGVPTFGIIPEFGASSGRKTSKVSKRSGS
- a CDS encoding O-antigen ligase family protein encodes the protein MGDLGGGYYVGEWGAVALILALLLLLLCVTGLLREAGSPWSVAALGLLTAYTAWTFASMLWSPNGGAAWLGAGQALLYLLSFLVAAALIRLGASRRWALASSVAGPGIVAALTFSSLPSQVGMLFKDNRLVGTVGYYNGEAAFLLVPFWVAVYLAGSRSINPVLRAGVLICATLCIELAVLTQSRGAMVALAVSALVFFVFSGERLRGLLALLPVAVAVAIAFPALNEVYLRFLDGESPGVTLDRVILLAWASAAGAGLYGLLWGLLDRRWTPPQALVRMAGAATLVCAAVLCIAGLVAVDERVGSPVALAQDKWEAFRTSDTTGQDQSRFLSASGTGRFPLWEVAWGDFTQNPALGVGTQNYEATYYQDRDTVAGYVQQPHMLPLEILAERGLVGGVLFAGFMAVCVAAGLWERFTGLNAQGKAQVGALVAAVSYWFVHASAEWFWQLPAVTMPAFVYLAVLVLPWLRSRNMPAGWPLRAAGLGISVLAVAAILPLSLSGYYLNQSTNPTASTGEALTAVERAQTFNPLDPRPHQREAELALQADDPQRAETAYLEAARLNPEHYAPLEILAVFYQRQGETEKAREMYREAIELNPLDPELQKRAEELGAAS
- a CDS encoding LPXTG cell wall anchor domain-containing protein, whose translation is MSREGILQTSLRMMVIIAATLALTLSWSSVAAAQQGGPPADEQYGNPASSIGPSESGSGDTGSEGAGSGDVASASVAQSGEPGAAAGSASQAVSVLPDTGGPALLLSLAGLAMLGAGMLLIRQVGRR